The following are encoded together in the Thalassomonas haliotis genome:
- a CDS encoding DUF3379 family protein, translated as MDDLQFRRSIYADPKSRDEATQEAIDADPTKQQFVRDIEALDDKLAQAMKVPVPDDLYDKLILRQTLDSHRQQKRKNRIQLAMAASVAFALGLTFNFMQYSSPYSTLGEYALAHVYHEEGKFSNNDQARVSLAALNNKMSTFNGSFDRDFGELISAQFCPFQGVKSLHLVFQGKSSPVTVLIVPNHEELEFIEDFNDDKFNGKTLLMHDNNVIVIGDKNEPIEQWQENIKDNVSWSI; from the coding sequence ATGGATGATTTGCAATTTAGACGCAGTATTTATGCAGATCCTAAATCCCGGGATGAAGCAACGCAGGAAGCGATTGATGCCGATCCGACTAAACAACAGTTTGTCAGGGACATCGAAGCCCTGGACGACAAGCTGGCGCAAGCGATGAAAGTGCCGGTGCCGGATGACTTATACGATAAGCTCATTTTACGCCAGACCCTTGACAGTCACAGGCAACAAAAGCGAAAAAACCGGATACAGCTGGCGATGGCAGCATCTGTTGCTTTTGCCCTGGGCTTAACCTTTAATTTTATGCAGTATTCCAGCCCCTATTCGACCCTGGGAGAATACGCATTAGCCCATGTGTACCATGAAGAAGGCAAGTTCAGCAACAATGATCAAGCCAGGGTTTCCCTGGCCGCGCTCAACAATAAAATGTCGACCTTTAACGGCAGCTTTGACCGGGACTTTGGCGAATTGATTTCCGCACAATTTTGCCCCTTTCAGGGGGTGAAAAGTCTGCACCTGGTATTCCAGGGAAAATCCAGTCCGGTCACGGTACTGATAGTTCCTAACCATGAAGAGCTTGAGTTTATCGAAGATTTCAATGACGATAAATTCAATGGCAAGACCTTGTTGATGCATGACAACAACGTGATTGTTATCGGCGATAAAAACGAGCCTATCGAGCAGTGGCAGGAAAATATCAAGGACAATGTCAGCTGGTCGATTTAA
- a CDS encoding sigma-70 family RNA polymerase sigma factor, which translates to MATKQIRYEALVKALHTDLYRYAYWLCHDKQVAEDLVQETFLRAWRALDSLNDEKAAKSWLITILRRENARRFERKRLDMTDYEEVTIADTQAVGSEQEIENHWLREKIAQLPEEYREPLVLQVIGGFSGDDIAKMLDLNKNTVMTRLFRARNQLKDALDNEPIQRGQYNG; encoded by the coding sequence ATGGCGACTAAACAAATTCGATACGAAGCTCTGGTTAAAGCCCTGCACACTGATCTATACCGATATGCCTATTGGTTATGTCATGATAAGCAGGTAGCTGAAGACCTGGTGCAGGAAACTTTTTTACGTGCATGGCGGGCCCTTGACTCATTAAATGATGAAAAGGCCGCCAAGTCATGGTTGATCACAATTTTAAGACGGGAAAATGCCAGACGCTTCGAACGTAAACGTTTAGATATGACGGATTATGAAGAAGTGACCATTGCCGATACCCAAGCGGTCGGCAGTGAACAGGAAATAGAAAATCACTGGCTCAGGGAGAAAATAGCCCAGCTGCCGGAAGAATACCGGGAGCCCTTGGTATTACAGGTCATCGGCGGTTTTAGCGGTGACGATATTGCCAAGATGCTGGACTTAAATAAAAACACCGTTATGACACGCCTGTTCAGAGCGCGTAACCAGTTAAAAGACGCGCTGGATAACGAACCGATACAACGAGGTCAGTACAATGGATGA
- a CDS encoding BatD family protein, protein MVKAILCFIGLLLSQLVSQPALALPQVSASVDKNPVMLNESFVLSVVASEDVGSNALDTTPLQKDFIVGRTSVSSQTSMVNFKTSYSTTWTTVLFARKTGTVTIPPLTVGSAQTQAINLQVVPASSAKAGTRQQDIFITTEVSAKDVYVQQLVTMSVKLHFSTELKRGTLSEPELEGANIQQVGKDGESESIINGRRYRIIERTYAITPQQSGDFVIAAPVFSGEVMASSNRRSSFFSFAETKPVSVMGDTISLNVRPVPDTFQGQWLPSELLTLHQEWQPELSKFTVGEPITRTITLTAAGLSEEQLPELAMEMPPGLKVYPDQAELHTSLNKDRLVSQKVRNFALVASKPGKYTLPEISVPWWNTVTNRYETSTIAAQEIEVLPGAQTANNTPFTPQAGNDLPLPGQQVQTVTVKEHSWLTWLFMALWLLTSFAWFASARGKRQKQPSGAYGDQVKDIDPYLALMAACKQNNGEQVISLLPAWINSGKHNFSTGRKKVSTLDEVIKVIDRDDFTEVINELQHHYYGREQGREQGENHGKTAANLAAWQGKKLLAILANINKKQSKKAPEVAIALNP, encoded by the coding sequence GTGGTAAAAGCAATTTTATGTTTTATTGGCCTGTTACTGTCACAGCTGGTGTCGCAGCCGGCGCTGGCGCTGCCACAGGTTAGCGCCAGCGTGGACAAAAACCCGGTGATGCTCAATGAATCCTTTGTGCTCTCGGTAGTGGCCAGTGAAGATGTCGGCAGCAATGCCCTGGACACGACACCACTGCAAAAAGACTTTATTGTCGGGCGTACCTCGGTCAGCTCGCAAACCAGCATGGTGAATTTTAAAACCTCCTACAGCACCACCTGGACCACAGTATTATTCGCCCGCAAAACAGGTACTGTGACTATCCCGCCGCTGACGGTAGGCTCGGCGCAAACCCAGGCCATTAATTTGCAAGTAGTGCCGGCATCAAGTGCCAAAGCGGGTACGCGTCAGCAAGATATTTTTATCACCACCGAAGTATCGGCAAAAGATGTCTATGTCCAACAGCTGGTGACTATGTCGGTAAAATTACACTTTAGCACCGAATTAAAACGCGGCACCTTAAGTGAGCCGGAGCTTGAAGGCGCCAATATCCAGCAAGTGGGTAAAGACGGCGAAAGCGAAAGCATTATCAACGGCAGGCGCTACCGGATCATTGAGCGCACTTACGCCATTACCCCGCAGCAAAGCGGTGACTTTGTTATTGCCGCCCCGGTATTTTCCGGCGAAGTGATGGCTAGTAGCAACCGCCGTTCGAGCTTTTTCAGCTTTGCCGAAACCAAGCCGGTATCAGTAATGGGAGATACCATTTCCCTTAATGTCCGCCCGGTGCCCGATACTTTCCAGGGACAATGGCTGCCAAGCGAGCTGCTCACCCTGCATCAGGAATGGCAGCCTGAGCTGAGCAAGTTTACCGTCGGCGAACCAATTACCCGCACCATTACTTTGACCGCCGCCGGTTTATCGGAAGAGCAGCTGCCCGAGCTTGCCATGGAGATGCCGCCGGGACTAAAAGTTTATCCTGACCAGGCAGAGCTGCATACCAGTTTAAATAAAGATCGCCTGGTGAGCCAAAAAGTCAGAAATTTTGCCCTGGTAGCGAGCAAACCCGGTAAATATACCCTGCCGGAAATTTCTGTCCCCTGGTGGAATACCGTGACCAACCGTTATGAAACCAGCACCATAGCGGCGCAGGAAATTGAAGTGTTACCCGGCGCGCAAACAGCAAACAATACGCCTTTTACACCGCAAGCAGGCAACGACCTCCCCTTGCCCGGACAGCAAGTACAAACCGTGACCGTGAAAGAGCATTCCTGGTTAACCTGGCTGTTTATGGCGCTGTGGCTGTTAACCTCCTTTGCCTGGTTCGCCAGCGCCAGGGGGAAAAGACAAAAACAGCCAAGCGGAGCCTATGGTGATCAGGTTAAGGATATCGACCCCTACCTGGCGTTAATGGCCGCCTGCAAGCAAAATAACGGCGAGCAGGTGATCAGCTTGTTGCCCGCCTGGATTAACAGTGGCAAACACAATTTCAGCACAGGCCGCAAAAAGGTCTCTACCCTGGATGAAGTGATCAAAGTGATCGACCGCGACGACTTTACCGAAGTGATCAATGAACTCCAGCACCATTACTACGGTAGAGAGCAAGGTCGAGAGCAGGGTGAAAACCACGGCAAAACAGCAGCAAACCTTGCAGCCTGGCAGGGGAAAAAGCTGTTAGCCATACTGGCCAACATCAATAAAAAACAATCAAAAAAGGCTCCCGAAGTCGCTATTGCCTTAAATCCGTGA
- a CDS encoding vWA domain-containing protein, producing the protein MADFHFIRPWALLAFFALFFVLWLLKRMSIAHSGWQQFLPGHLAKVLINGTQKSKPLSLTLPFIIGTLGIVALAGPTWQKLPQPVYQVERGSVLIMDMSYSMYSTDLAPNRLTRSRYKASDLLDSLNEGEIGLIAYAGDAFTISPLTEDINNIKLLLPAISPEIMPELGSNPLAALTLAHEMLSNAGHLEGDIYWFTDGIDFEDIEDINDWSHNFPHRLNILGVGSSEGAPITLPSGELMKDDSGAIVVPRTNEKRLYGLASKGRGTYRTIANDNTDINALITLKAGMESEKEQGESQNLGDQWQEAGPYLLLLLLPLLLAYFRRGTVIALLPLVLYLMPQEQAYALQWQDLWKTKDQQAQQQFNQQNYSQAAKNFRDPLWQGSAHYKAGDYEKALNSFEQFDSADALYNKGNTLAKMQKFDEALKAYEQALAKDPELIDAQKNKQLIEELKKQQEQQQQQNQDQQNQEQEQQGQDSQQQQQQGQDQESQQQNEEQQQSDQQQGQQSEQEKQEQEQQNARQADQQPEQQKQEQAAQAQQEQAEREKAEQQEAEQQQGEETPEQQQARLAQEKADQETEQKHQQLLNKVTDDPYLLLRNKMQIEYQKRRQNGVPAGVKKKW; encoded by the coding sequence ATGGCAGATTTTCATTTTATCCGCCCCTGGGCCCTGCTGGCATTTTTCGCCTTATTTTTCGTGTTATGGCTGTTAAAGCGCATGTCGATTGCCCATTCCGGCTGGCAGCAGTTTTTACCCGGCCACCTGGCCAAGGTACTGATTAACGGCACGCAAAAAAGCAAACCTTTATCCCTGACCCTGCCCTTTATTATCGGCACCTTAGGCATAGTCGCCCTGGCCGGTCCGACCTGGCAGAAACTGCCGCAACCTGTTTACCAGGTAGAGCGCGGCTCAGTGCTGATCATGGATATGTCTTATTCCATGTACAGTACCGATCTGGCGCCGAACCGCTTAACCCGGTCAAGGTATAAGGCCAGCGATTTACTCGACAGCTTAAACGAAGGGGAAATCGGCCTGATTGCCTATGCCGGGGACGCCTTTACCATCAGTCCGTTAACGGAAGATATCAATAACATTAAGTTGTTATTGCCTGCCATCAGCCCGGAGATTATGCCTGAGCTTGGCAGTAATCCGCTGGCGGCCCTGACCCTGGCCCATGAGATGCTGAGCAATGCCGGTCATCTCGAAGGGGATATCTACTGGTTTACCGACGGCATAGACTTTGAGGATATAGAAGACATCAATGACTGGAGCCACAACTTCCCCCACCGCCTGAATATTTTGGGGGTCGGCAGCAGCGAAGGCGCGCCGATCACTTTACCCAGCGGCGAGCTGATGAAAGATGACTCCGGGGCGATTGTCGTGCCAAGAACCAACGAAAAGCGCTTATACGGCCTGGCCAGCAAGGGACGCGGCACATACCGCACCATAGCCAATGACAACACAGATATCAACGCCCTGATCACACTAAAGGCGGGCATGGAATCGGAGAAGGAACAAGGCGAGTCGCAAAACCTGGGGGACCAGTGGCAGGAAGCAGGTCCCTACCTCTTGTTACTGCTATTGCCCCTGTTACTGGCTTATTTCCGCCGCGGCACTGTGATTGCGTTATTGCCGCTGGTTTTATACCTGATGCCGCAAGAACAGGCGTACGCGCTACAATGGCAGGATCTGTGGAAAACCAAAGACCAGCAGGCACAGCAACAGTTTAACCAGCAGAACTATTCCCAGGCAGCCAAGAACTTCCGCGATCCCTTATGGCAGGGCAGCGCCCACTATAAAGCGGGGGACTATGAAAAAGCCCTTAACTCGTTTGAGCAATTCGACAGCGCCGACGCCCTCTACAATAAAGGCAATACCCTGGCGAAAATGCAAAAGTTTGATGAGGCCCTCAAAGCCTATGAACAGGCGCTGGCAAAAGACCCTGAATTAATTGATGCGCAAAAAAATAAGCAACTGATCGAAGAGCTGAAAAAGCAGCAGGAGCAGCAACAACAGCAAAACCAGGATCAGCAAAATCAGGAACAGGAGCAACAAGGCCAGGACTCGCAGCAGCAACAGCAGCAAGGCCAAGACCAGGAGTCGCAGCAGCAAAATGAAGAGCAGCAGCAGAGCGACCAGCAACAGGGACAGCAGTCCGAGCAGGAAAAACAAGAGCAAGAGCAGCAAAACGCCCGGCAAGCAGATCAACAACCGGAGCAGCAAAAGCAAGAGCAAGCAGCTCAGGCCCAACAGGAGCAGGCCGAACGGGAAAAAGCTGAGCAGCAAGAAGCCGAGCAACAGCAGGGAGAAGAAACGCCCGAACAGCAACAGGCCAGGTTAGCACAAGAAAAAGCCGATCAGGAAACCGAGCAAAAGCATCAGCAATTATTAAATAAGGTAACGGATGATCCTTATTTGTTATTACGCAACAAGATGCAGATTGAGTATCAAAAACGCCGCCAGAACGGCGTACCAGCAGGAGTTAAGAAAAAGTGGTAA
- a CDS encoding vWA domain-containing protein, producing the protein MIHFQWPWLLLALPLPLLVYWLPAKNKATTAALKMPYLVSGLSTSSQVEHKNRTPLIILSLIWCLVVLAVSRPQWLGEAIDIPTEGREMMIAVDLSGSMQVEDMNLNGRTMNRLEMLKVLLGEFIDDRVGDRLGLILFGDDAYMQTPMTFDRKTVKQMLDETVLGLVGKKTAIGDAIALAVKRFDEKKESNRVLLLLTDGQNTAGRISPEQSLELAIAKDITIYTIGIGADVMLQKSLFGTRQVNPSSELDESTLQTLAKETGGRYFRARDSQSMSAIYQLLDQLEPVEQDHQQMRPLSALFQFPLAAAMLLAFLYFIWLNRPSHIWQRG; encoded by the coding sequence ATGATCCATTTTCAATGGCCATGGCTGTTACTGGCCCTGCCCTTACCCCTGTTAGTTTATTGGCTGCCGGCGAAAAACAAAGCCACCACAGCCGCATTAAAAATGCCTTATTTAGTTTCCGGCTTGAGTACCAGCAGCCAGGTTGAACATAAAAACCGCACGCCTTTAATCATCTTATCCCTGATTTGGTGTCTAGTGGTGCTGGCGGTAAGCCGTCCCCAATGGCTGGGAGAAGCGATAGACATTCCCACCGAAGGCCGGGAAATGATGATAGCCGTGGATTTATCCGGCAGTATGCAGGTTGAAGACATGAACTTAAACGGCAGAACCATGAACCGCCTGGAAATGCTGAAAGTATTGCTCGGTGAATTTATCGACGACAGGGTCGGCGACCGCCTCGGGCTGATCTTATTCGGCGACGATGCCTATATGCAAACCCCGATGACCTTTGACCGTAAAACCGTCAAGCAAATGCTCGATGAAACGGTATTGGGCCTGGTGGGTAAAAAAACCGCCATCGGTGATGCCATTGCCCTGGCGGTAAAACGGTTTGATGAAAAGAAAGAATCCAACCGGGTATTGCTGCTGTTAACCGACGGCCAGAATACCGCAGGAAGGATTTCTCCGGAACAGTCACTGGAGCTTGCCATCGCCAAAGACATTACCATCTATACCATAGGCATAGGCGCCGATGTCATGCTGCAAAAATCCCTGTTTGGCACCCGTCAGGTGAACCCGTCGAGTGAGCTTGATGAATCCACCCTGCAAACCCTGGCTAAAGAAACCGGCGGTCGTTATTTCCGCGCCCGTGACAGCCAGTCGATGAGCGCCATTTACCAGCTGCTGGATCAATTGGAGCCGGTAGAGCAGGATCACCAGCAAATGCGGCCACTGTCGGCGCTGTTCCAATTTCCGTTAGCGGCGGCAATGCTGCTGGCATTTTTATATTTTATCTGGCTCAACCGTCCGAGTCATATCTGGCAGAGGGGGTAA
- a CDS encoding DUF4381 domain-containing protein: MDPLAQLQDIHLPQQVHNYPLAPGWWVLLILISIITAVLLYKAVKAWRLNKQKRFALRQLNQSPIPNNAQIIAILKWTTMSYFPRKTSASLFGRKFQQFLTEQLPQKHQQAFTEQCGDAFEHLYQKESGDDSNIALSQAAILWLKKALPPKKPAKKSKTDKPKQSPDSAKTNPDKTANKTAAATEIADTSKYQKQGEPA; this comes from the coding sequence TTGGACCCGCTAGCCCAATTACAAGACATACATTTACCCCAGCAGGTACACAACTACCCGCTAGCCCCCGGCTGGTGGGTTTTGCTGATCCTGATCAGCATTATCACCGCCGTACTGCTTTATAAAGCGGTAAAAGCCTGGCGTTTAAACAAGCAAAAACGCTTTGCCCTGCGCCAGCTCAACCAGTCGCCCATACCCAATAATGCGCAAATCATTGCCATTTTAAAGTGGACGACCATGAGCTACTTCCCGAGAAAAACCAGCGCCAGCTTATTTGGCCGTAAGTTCCAGCAGTTTTTAACCGAGCAGTTGCCACAGAAACATCAGCAGGCATTCACCGAGCAATGCGGCGATGCCTTTGAGCACCTTTATCAAAAAGAATCCGGCGACGACAGCAATATTGCCCTGAGCCAGGCGGCAATTTTATGGTTGAAAAAAGCGCTGCCGCCGAAAAAGCCTGCCAAGAAAAGCAAAACCGACAAGCCAAAACAAAGCCCGGATTCAGCTAAGACAAACCCAGATAAAACCGCAAACAAAACAGCGGCGGCAACTGAAATCGCCGATACCAGCAAATACCAGAAACAAGGAGAGCCGGCATGA
- a CDS encoding DUF58 domain-containing protein codes for MWFSKSTKQTQQTDAAQVLHSIMASGVGLSIEELLQYQTKTSLIDLAANKNLHGRMSGNYLARSKGRGMEFDEVRHYQTGDDIRAIDWRVTARTGKTHTKLFREEIERPVLIATDLSASMLFGSQLLFKSVQAAHLASLVAWHAKKRGDRIGGIVFNNQQHQELKPRSRQAGVLHYLHALTQIHQHSVEQNVEQPPADHTGNTAFEQNCARLRQLARPGSLVYLITDGYLLSKEAIRHLSQISRHCELVVCQITDPLEHHLPESKHRFNVAITDGQQDQQLTLGDKRTADLYRQKAEQIRAQRQNFISKAGARILTFSADKTLEFQLKNGVSTWTR; via the coding sequence ATGTGGTTTAGTAAATCTACCAAACAAACGCAGCAAACAGATGCCGCCCAGGTCTTGCACAGCATAATGGCAAGTGGAGTCGGTTTATCCATTGAAGAATTACTCCAGTATCAAACAAAAACCTCTTTGATTGATCTGGCTGCGAATAAAAATTTACACGGGCGCATGTCCGGAAATTACCTGGCCCGCAGCAAAGGCCGGGGCATGGAGTTCGACGAGGTGCGCCATTACCAGACAGGCGATGATATCCGCGCCATCGACTGGCGGGTCACCGCCCGTACCGGTAAAACCCATACCAAGTTGTTTCGCGAAGAAATCGAGCGCCCGGTACTGATCGCCACCGACCTGAGCGCCAGCATGCTCTTTGGCAGCCAGTTACTGTTTAAGTCGGTACAGGCAGCACACCTGGCCTCTTTGGTTGCCTGGCACGCCAAAAAACGCGGCGACCGCATCGGCGGCATTGTGTTTAATAACCAGCAGCATCAGGAATTAAAACCCCGCAGCCGCCAGGCCGGCGTTTTACATTACCTGCATGCCCTGACACAAATTCACCAGCACAGTGTCGAGCAAAATGTCGAGCAGCCCCCGGCTGACCATACCGGCAACACAGCCTTTGAGCAAAACTGCGCCCGTTTGCGCCAGCTTGCCCGCCCCGGCTCTTTGGTCTATCTGATCACCGACGGTTATCTGCTTAGTAAAGAAGCGATACGCCATCTGTCGCAAATCAGCCGTCACTGCGAACTTGTAGTGTGTCAGATCACAGATCCGCTGGAGCATCATCTGCCCGAGAGCAAACACAGGTTTAATGTCGCCATTACCGACGGTCAGCAAGATCAACAATTGACCTTAGGCGATAAGCGCACTGCAGATCTCTATCGGCAAAAAGCCGAGCAAATACGCGCACAAAGACAAAACTTTATCAGTAAGGCCGGCGCCCGGATTTTAACCTTCAGCGCCGACAAAACCCTTGAATTTCAGCTTAAAAACGGAGTCAGCACTTGGACCCGCTAG
- a CDS encoding AAA family ATPase, producing MAITQFSSLKEHLSEQIIGQQALVENLLIALLADGHLIVEGPPGLAKTRAVNALAQGLEADFHRIQFTPDLLPADLTGTDIYRPEDGSFVFQAGPLFRNLVLADEINRAPAKVQSALLEAMAEGQITVGRETYPLPELFLVMATQNPIEQEGTYPLPEAQLDRFLMHLEIDYPDAASELEILKLNRGEALKQAKKSLEVLSQADIFAAREEVLNIHMAPSLEKYLVDLIMATRQPEKYDDKLKQWLAYGASPRATIALDRCARARAWLNGRDFVSPEDVQAVFHNVLRHRILLTYQAEAEGITTNQLLDHLLSLVAVG from the coding sequence ATGGCAATTACACAATTTTCTTCGTTAAAAGAACATTTATCCGAGCAGATCATCGGCCAGCAGGCCTTAGTGGAAAACTTACTGATCGCCTTATTGGCCGACGGCCATCTTATTGTTGAGGGTCCTCCGGGCCTGGCAAAGACCCGTGCGGTCAATGCCCTGGCACAAGGGCTGGAAGCTGATTTCCATCGTATCCAGTTCACCCCGGATTTGTTACCCGCAGATTTAACCGGTACCGACATCTACCGTCCCGAAGACGGCAGCTTTGTTTTCCAGGCGGGTCCCTTATTCCGCAACCTGGTACTGGCGGATGAAATTAACCGGGCACCGGCCAAGGTACAGTCTGCTTTGTTAGAAGCCATGGCGGAAGGCCAAATCACCGTCGGCAGAGAAACCTACCCGCTGCCGGAGCTTTTCCTGGTAATGGCAACCCAGAACCCGATTGAACAGGAAGGAACCTACCCTTTACCTGAAGCACAATTAGACCGCTTTTTAATGCACCTGGAAATTGATTACCCGGATGCGGCCAGCGAGCTGGAAATTTTAAAACTCAACCGCGGCGAAGCATTAAAGCAGGCGAAGAAATCGCTTGAGGTCCTGAGCCAGGCTGATATTTTTGCCGCCCGTGAAGAAGTGCTTAATATCCATATGGCGCCTTCGCTGGAAAAATACCTGGTAGATCTGATCATGGCCACCCGTCAGCCTGAAAAATATGACGATAAACTGAAACAGTGGCTGGCCTACGGCGCAAGCCCGCGGGCAACCATAGCCCTGGACCGCTGTGCCCGTGCCCGTGCCTGGTTAAACGGTCGAGATTTTGTCAGCCCGGAAGATGTCCAGGCGGTTTTTCATAATGTTTTACGCCACCGCATCCTGCTGACCTACCAGGCAGAAGCGGAAGGCATTACCACCAATCAGTTATTGGATCATTTGTTAAGCTTAGTGGCTGTTGGTTAG
- the fadI gene encoding acetyl-CoA C-acyltransferase FadI, whose protein sequence is MSKTNTLTTAKGERIAIVAGLRTPFAKQATAFHGVPAVDLGKMVVNELLQKHEVDPRIIDQLVFGQVVQMPEAPNIAREIVLGTGMNVHTDAYSVSRACATSFQSAANVAESIIAGYTDVGIAGGADSSSVAPVGVSKKLARTLVDMTKTKTLGQKLGLIRKLGLKDLLPVSPAVAEYSTGISMGQTAEQMAKTYQISRAEQDELAHRSHTLAAKNWKEGNLAGEVMAAHPEPHKTFIDQDNCFRDNSTLEGYAKLRPVFDRKHGSVTAANSTPLTDGGAAILMMREGRAKELGYKPLGYIKSFAFSAIDVWQDMLMGPSHATPLALKRAGMELADLDLIEMHEAFAAQALANMKMFASDKFARENLSHLRDKAIGEIDMSKFNVMGGSIAYGHPFAATGARLITQTLNELNRRGGGVGLTTACAAGGLGAAMILETD, encoded by the coding sequence ATGTCAAAAACAAATACACTGACAACAGCAAAGGGCGAACGTATTGCTATTGTTGCAGGTTTAAGAACACCTTTTGCGAAACAGGCAACGGCCTTTCACGGGGTGCCAGCGGTTGACTTAGGTAAAATGGTGGTCAACGAGTTATTACAAAAGCATGAGGTTGACCCAAGAATCATCGACCAGCTGGTTTTCGGTCAGGTAGTGCAAATGCCGGAAGCGCCGAACATTGCCCGGGAAATCGTATTAGGTACCGGCATGAATGTGCACACCGACGCCTACAGTGTTTCCCGCGCCTGTGCCACCAGTTTCCAGTCTGCGGCAAACGTGGCCGAGTCTATTATTGCCGGATACACAGATGTCGGTATTGCCGGCGGCGCCGACTCTTCTTCCGTAGCGCCGGTGGGCGTATCGAAAAAGCTTGCCAGAACCTTAGTTGATATGACCAAGACTAAAACCTTAGGTCAGAAACTTGGCTTAATCCGTAAGCTGGGTCTAAAAGACTTGTTGCCTGTTTCTCCTGCGGTTGCAGAATACTCTACCGGCATTTCGATGGGGCAAACCGCGGAGCAGATGGCAAAAACCTATCAAATCTCCCGCGCCGAGCAGGATGAGCTGGCCCACAGATCTCATACCTTGGCCGCGAAAAACTGGAAAGAAGGCAACTTAGCCGGTGAAGTCATGGCCGCCCATCCAGAGCCGCACAAAACCTTTATCGACCAGGACAACTGTTTCCGTGATAACTCAACCTTAGAAGGTTACGCCAAACTCAGACCGGTATTTGACCGCAAGCACGGCTCGGTAACCGCCGCCAACAGTACGCCGTTAACCGACGGCGGTGCTGCTATATTAATGATGCGTGAAGGCCGTGCCAAGGAATTGGGCTACAAACCTTTAGGTTATATCAAGAGTTTTGCCTTTTCCGCTATCGATGTATGGCAGGACATGTTGATGGGGCCAAGCCACGCCACGCCGCTGGCATTAAAACGTGCCGGTATGGAACTGGCGGACTTAGACCTGATTGAAATGCACGAAGCCTTTGCCGCCCAGGCACTGGCCAATATGAAAATGTTTGCCAGCGACAAGTTTGCCAGAGAAAACTTGTCGCACCTGCGCGATAAAGCCATAGGTGAAATCGACATGAGCAAGTTTAACGTGATGGGCGGCTCTATTGCCTACGGTCATCCGTTTGCCGCCACAGGTGCGCGCTTGATCACCCAAACCTTAAATGAATTAAACCGCCGCGGCGGCGGTGTTGGCCTGACGACCGCCTGTGCGGCCGGTGGTTTAGGTGCTGCTATGATATTGGAGACGGACTAA